In the genome of Drosophila subpulchrella strain 33 F10 #4 breed RU33 chromosome 2L, RU_Dsub_v1.1 Primary Assembly, whole genome shotgun sequence, one region contains:
- the LOC119547050 gene encoding protein escargot, with amino-acid sequence MHSVEDMLVEKNYSKCPLKKRPVNYQFEAPQNHNQTPNEPQDLCVKKMEILEDNPSEELINVSDCCEDEGVDVDHTDDEHIEEEEDEDVDVDVDSDPNQTQAAALAAAAAVAAAAAASVVVPTPTYPKYPWNFHMSPYTAEFYRTINQQPGHQISPLRGDLIAPSSPSDSLGSLSPPPHHYLHGRASSVSPPMRSEIIHRPIGVRQHHHRFLPYPPMGGYPNLGGYTHHHHAPISPAYSENSYYSMRSMTPESSCSSSLPEDLSLKHKNMNLNKSQQPGELPAAKTAGESSPGPSPISSAKKDKSQPPRYQCPDCQKSYSTFSGLTKHQQFHCPAAEGNQVKKSFSCKDCDKTYVSLGALKMHIRTHTLPCKCNLCGKAFSRPWLLQGHIRTHTGEKPFSCQHCHRAFADRSNLRAHLQTHSDIKKYSCTSCSKTFSRMSLLTKHSEGGCPGGNAGSSSSELNYAGYAEP; translated from the coding sequence ATGCATTCCGTGGAAGACATGTTGGTGGAGAAAAACTACAGCAAGTGCCCGCTGAAAAAGCGCCCGGTTAACTACCAGTTCGAGGCGCCCCAAAATCACAATCAAACCCCCAACGAACCCCAGGATCTGTGCGTGAAGAAAATGGAAATTCTGGAAGACAATCCCTCCGAGGAGCTGATCAATGTCAGCGATTGTTGCGAGGACGAGGGTGTGGATGTGGACCATACCGATGACGAGCACatcgaggaggaggaggacgaggatGTGGACGTGGATGTGGACTCGGATCCCAACCAGACCCAGGCTGCGGCTCtggctgctgccgctgccgtgGCCGCCGCAGCCGCCGCCTCCGTGGTGGTGCCCACACCCACCTACCCCAAATATCCCTGGAACTTCCACATGTCACCGTACACCGCCGAATTCTACAGGACCATCAATCAGCAGCCGGGTCACCAGATCTCCCCGCTGCGTGGCGATCTCATTGCGCCCAGTTCGCCGAGTGACTCGCTGGGCTCCCTGTCGCCGCCACCACACCACTATCTTCATGGACGCGCCAGCTCCGTTTCGCCGCCCATGAGATCGGAAATCATCCACAGACCTATTGGCGTAAGGCAGCATCACCACCGCTTCCTGCCCTATCCACCAATGGGTGGATACCCCAACCTGGGCGGCTATACCCATCATCATCATGCTCCGATTTCGCCGGCCTACTCGGAGAACTCCTACTACTCCATGCGCTCGATGACGCCCGAGTCCAGCTGCAGTTCCTCGCTGCCCGAAGATCTGTCCCTGAAGCACAAGAACATGAACCTGAACAAGAGCCAGCAGCCTGGTGAACTGCCCGCAGCCAAGACGGCAGGGGAATCCTCGCCTGGACCCAGCCCCATCTCCTCCGCCAAGAAGGACAAGAGCCAGCCGCCGCGTTACCAGTGCCCGGACTGCCAGAAATCCTACTCCACCTTCTCGGGCCTGACCAAGCACCAGCAGTTCCACTGCCCCGCCGCCGAGGGCAACCAGGTGAAGAAGTCCTTCAGCTGCAAGGATTGCGACAAGACCTATGTTTCGCTGGGTGCCCTCAAGATGCACATTCGCACCCACACGCTGCCCTGCAAGTGCAACCTGTGCGGCAAGGCCTTCTCCCGACCATGGCTCCTCCAGGGACACATTCGCACCCACACGGGCGAGAAGCCCTTCAGCTGCCAGCACTGCCACCGGGCCTTCGCCGATCGCTCCAATCTGCGGGCCCATCTGCAGACCCACTCGGACATCAAGAAGTACTCCTGCACCAGTTGCTCCAAGACCTTCTCGAGGATGTCCCTGCTGACCAAGCACTCGGAGGGCGGATGTCCTGGCGGCAACGCCGGATCCTCCAGCAGCGAACTCAACTACGCCGGCTATGCCGAGCCCTAA